From Quadrisphaera sp. DSM 44207, the proteins below share one genomic window:
- the smpB gene encoding SsrA-binding protein SmpB has product MPRENGRKVVATNRKARHDYAVEDVYEAGLVLLGTEVKSLRQGRASLVDGFASVEGGEAWLEGVHIPEYAEGTWTNHEPRRKRKLLLHAAEIAKMANASAEAGYTLVPLSLYFKDGRAKVEIAVARGKRTYDKRQALREKQDAREAQRAMSLRTRRGE; this is encoded by the coding sequence GTGCCCAGGGAGAACGGGCGGAAGGTCGTCGCGACCAACCGCAAGGCCCGGCACGACTACGCCGTCGAGGACGTCTACGAGGCCGGCCTGGTGCTGCTGGGCACCGAGGTGAAGTCGCTGCGCCAGGGCCGCGCCTCCCTCGTCGACGGCTTCGCCAGCGTCGAGGGCGGCGAGGCGTGGCTGGAGGGCGTGCACATCCCCGAGTACGCCGAGGGCACCTGGACCAACCACGAGCCGCGGCGCAAGCGCAAGCTGCTGCTGCACGCCGCCGAGATCGCCAAGATGGCCAACGCCTCCGCCGAGGCCGGCTACACCCTCGTGCCGCTGTCGCTGTACTTCAAGGACGGCAGGGCGAAGGTCGAGATCGCGGTCGCGCGGGGCAAGCGCACGTACGACAAGCGCCAGGCGCTGCGCGAGAAGCAGGACGCCCGCGAGGCCCAGCGCGCCATGTCGCTGCGCACCCGCCGCGGCGAGTAG
- the ftsE gene encoding cell division ATP-binding protein FtsE, with amino-acid sequence MIRFEDVSKTYDRTSRPALERISLDVERGEFVFLVGASGSGKSTFLRLVLKEDVPSSGVVRVAGKDVARLSSWKVPALRRQIGAVFQDFRLLPDKTVFANVAFALQVIGRSRHHIAQVVPETLELVGLAGKEGRRPHELSGGEQQRVAIARAFVNRPSILLADEPTGNLDPGTSVGIMRLLDRINRTGTTIVMATHDTETVDQMRKRVVELDGGRVVRDQARGVYGALR; translated from the coding sequence ATGATCCGCTTCGAGGACGTCAGCAAGACGTACGACCGCACGTCCAGGCCCGCGCTGGAGCGCATCAGCCTCGACGTCGAGCGGGGCGAGTTCGTCTTCCTCGTCGGCGCGTCCGGCTCGGGGAAGTCGACCTTCCTGCGCCTGGTGCTCAAGGAGGACGTGCCCAGCAGCGGCGTGGTGCGCGTGGCGGGCAAGGACGTCGCCCGCCTGTCGTCGTGGAAGGTGCCGGCGCTGCGCCGCCAGATCGGCGCGGTCTTCCAGGACTTCCGGCTCCTGCCCGACAAGACCGTCTTCGCCAACGTCGCGTTCGCGCTGCAGGTGATCGGCCGCAGCCGCCACCACATCGCCCAGGTGGTGCCCGAGACGCTCGAGCTCGTCGGCCTAGCCGGCAAGGAGGGCCGTCGCCCGCACGAGCTGTCCGGTGGCGAGCAGCAGCGCGTCGCGATCGCCCGCGCCTTCGTCAACCGGCCCTCGATCCTGCTGGCCGACGAGCCCACGGGCAACCTCGACCCCGGCACCAGCGTGGGGATCATGCGGCTGCTGGACCGCATCAACCGCACCGGCACGACGATCGTCATGGCCACCCACGACACCGAGACCGTCGACCAGATGCGCAAGCGGGTCGTCGAGCTGGACGGCGGCCGCGTCGTCCGCGACCAGGCGCGCGGCGTGTACGGCGCGCTGCGCTGA
- a CDS encoding M23 family metallopeptidase: MGSPRHRLEGPARVRPAGSRAGRGSRAPGPRHAAPAGRRTGAAWRGSAGVAVLLAASLAVPAGAADAQSSRELRRKQQALAQSLREAREQLDEVSEAAVRASAELADVQARQPQAQAELDAAQAQVVAARERDAELARQLAAAEQAEQVAVAALEEGVAEIAQTERSLARIASAAYRSGGVDAGLAVALDAESPDDFTERTVMLDAALRAQAGALSRLQEQRAVDSHQRSRLEAVRAQVAVLRQQAADNLVLTQRAERAAAERKAEVDALAAAKAQALATLEQDKAAFEARIAAEQTTSDEIARELQAREAAAAAARASSGGAPPAVTPSGGVLQRPVTSTRVTSGFGWRTHPVYGTRKLHAGTDYGVGCGTPVYAAADGEVVRAGGASGYGNILVIDHGVVAGRPVATAYAHLRGFAVPTGARVQRGQLVAYSGDTGVGTGCHLHFEVRVSGSPVDALDWL, translated from the coding sequence GTGGGCTCGCCGCGCCACCGCCTGGAGGGCCCGGCCCGCGTCCGCCCGGCCGGCTCCCGCGCCGGGCGCGGCTCGCGGGCGCCGGGCCCTCGGCACGCGGCGCCGGCGGGCCGCCGCACCGGGGCGGCCTGGCGGGGGAGCGCGGGCGTCGCCGTCCTGCTGGCCGCCTCCCTGGCCGTGCCCGCGGGGGCCGCGGACGCGCAGAGCAGCCGGGAGCTGCGCCGCAAGCAGCAGGCGCTGGCCCAGAGCCTGCGCGAGGCGCGCGAGCAGCTGGACGAGGTCAGCGAGGCCGCCGTGCGGGCGTCCGCCGAGCTCGCCGACGTCCAGGCGCGCCAGCCGCAGGCGCAGGCGGAGCTGGACGCCGCGCAGGCGCAGGTGGTGGCCGCCCGCGAGCGCGACGCCGAGCTCGCCCGCCAGCTGGCCGCGGCCGAGCAGGCCGAGCAGGTCGCCGTCGCGGCGCTGGAGGAGGGCGTGGCGGAGATCGCGCAGACCGAGCGCTCTCTGGCCCGCATCGCCTCCGCCGCGTACCGCTCCGGCGGGGTGGACGCCGGCCTGGCCGTGGCCCTGGACGCCGAGAGCCCCGACGACTTCACCGAGCGCACCGTCATGCTCGACGCCGCGCTGCGGGCCCAGGCCGGTGCGCTGTCGCGGCTGCAGGAGCAGCGCGCCGTGGACAGCCACCAGCGCTCCCGCCTGGAGGCCGTGCGCGCGCAGGTCGCGGTGCTGCGCCAGCAGGCCGCGGACAACCTCGTCCTCACCCAGCGGGCCGAGCGGGCCGCCGCCGAGCGCAAGGCCGAGGTCGACGCGCTGGCCGCCGCCAAGGCGCAGGCCCTGGCGACCCTGGAGCAGGACAAGGCCGCCTTCGAGGCGCGGATCGCCGCCGAGCAGACCACCAGCGACGAGATCGCCCGCGAGCTGCAGGCGCGGGAGGCGGCCGCGGCGGCGGCCCGCGCCAGCTCGGGCGGCGCGCCTCCGGCCGTGACGCCCAGCGGCGGCGTCCTGCAGCGGCCCGTGACCAGCACGCGGGTGACCTCCGGCTTCGGCTGGCGCACCCACCCCGTGTACGGCACGCGCAAGCTGCACGCGGGCACCGACTACGGCGTCGGCTGCGGCACCCCGGTGTACGCGGCCGCCGACGGCGAGGTGGTGCGGGCGGGCGGCGCCTCCGGCTACGGCAACATCCTCGTCATCGACCACGGCGTCGTGGCGGGCCGGCCGGTCGCGACGGCGTACGCGCACCTGCGCGGCTTCGCCGTCCCGACCGGCGCGCGGGTCCAGCGCGGGCAGCTGGTGGCCTACTCGGGCGACACCGGCGTCGGCACCGGCTGCCACCTGCACTTCGAGGTGCGCGTCTCCGGCAGCCCGGTCGACGCCCTCGACTGGCTCTGA
- the ftsX gene encoding permease-like cell division protein FtsX: MRLQYILGEILVGLRRNTAMTVSVVLVTFVSLVFVGAGALLQMQIAQMKGYWYDRVQVSIYLCVADSEAPTCTAGEVTQAQREEVVAALDSPTLAPYVEEHWFESKEEAFGRFQEQFAGTAIADSATADQMPESYRVKLVDPTQYDVVSQYFAGVQGVEEVQDQRRVLDRFFAVLNVLTAVSGGFAVVMIAAAALLIATTIRLAAYSRRRETGIMRLVGASKALIQLPFLLEGVLAAVVGAALATAALWAGVRFGVQGWLVEVLPLFSYIGTAQVWLVAPLLFAVGVLLSGAASVVTLSRYLRV, translated from the coding sequence GTGCGCCTGCAGTACATCCTCGGCGAGATCCTCGTCGGCCTGCGCCGCAACACCGCGATGACCGTCTCGGTGGTGCTGGTCACCTTCGTCTCCCTCGTCTTCGTCGGCGCCGGCGCCCTGCTGCAGATGCAGATCGCCCAGATGAAGGGCTACTGGTACGACCGCGTGCAGGTGTCGATCTACCTGTGCGTGGCCGACAGCGAGGCGCCCACCTGCACGGCCGGGGAGGTCACCCAGGCGCAGCGCGAGGAGGTGGTCGCGGCGCTGGACTCCCCGACGCTCGCGCCCTACGTCGAGGAGCACTGGTTCGAGTCCAAGGAGGAGGCCTTCGGGCGCTTCCAGGAGCAGTTCGCCGGCACGGCCATCGCCGACTCAGCGACGGCCGACCAGATGCCGGAGTCCTACCGCGTCAAGCTCGTCGACCCCACCCAGTACGACGTCGTCAGCCAGTACTTCGCCGGCGTGCAGGGCGTGGAGGAGGTCCAGGACCAGCGGCGCGTGCTCGATCGCTTCTTCGCGGTGCTCAACGTGCTCACCGCGGTCTCCGGCGGCTTCGCCGTCGTGATGATCGCCGCGGCGGCGCTGCTCATCGCCACGACGATCCGGCTGGCGGCCTACAGCCGCCGCCGCGAGACCGGGATCATGCGCCTGGTCGGCGCGAGCAAGGCGCTGATCCAGCTGCCGTTCCTCCTCGAGGGCGTGCTCGCCGCCGTCGTCGGCGCCGCCCTGGCGACGGCCGCGCTGTGGGCCGGCGTGCGCTTCGGCGTGCAGGGCTGGCTGGTGGAGGTGCTGCCGCTGTTCAGCTACATCGGCACCGCGCAGGTCTGGCTCGTGGCGCCGCTGCTGTTCGCGGTGGGCGTGCTGCTCTCCGGCGCGGCGTCCGTGGTGACGCTCTCGCGCTACCTCAGGGTGTGA
- a CDS encoding NADP-dependent oxidoreductase: MRAVYQESFGGPDVLQVGERPDPLVGPDTVLVRVQAAGVNPVDWKIREGYLQGAFPHLLPVVPGWDVAGVVEAVGPAVRDLAVGDEVLGYVRKDVVSEGAYAELVSAGDRHLALKPPRVDVVQAGGLPLAGLTALQSLEAVRVGSGDTVLVHAAAGGVGHLAVQIAVARGARVIGTASERNHDFLRSLGAEPVAYGEGLVDAVRALAPEGVDAAVDYVGGEAIAQSAQLVRDPARSASNVDPTAIAEAGGVYCFVRPDPLQLAQLVAMVDEGALRVHVQQTFPLEQAADAHRLLQENHVRGKLVLTV, encoded by the coding sequence ATGCGAGCTGTCTACCAGGAGTCCTTCGGCGGTCCCGACGTCCTGCAGGTGGGGGAGCGCCCCGACCCGCTGGTGGGCCCCGACACCGTCCTCGTGCGCGTGCAGGCGGCCGGGGTGAACCCGGTCGACTGGAAGATCCGCGAGGGGTACCTGCAGGGCGCCTTCCCGCACCTCCTCCCCGTCGTCCCGGGCTGGGACGTCGCGGGCGTGGTGGAGGCCGTGGGCCCGGCCGTGCGCGACCTGGCCGTCGGGGACGAGGTCCTCGGCTACGTGCGCAAGGACGTCGTCTCCGAGGGCGCCTACGCCGAGCTGGTCTCCGCCGGCGACCGCCACCTGGCGCTGAAGCCGCCGCGCGTGGACGTCGTGCAGGCCGGTGGCCTGCCGCTGGCGGGCCTGACCGCCCTGCAGTCCCTGGAGGCGGTGCGCGTCGGCTCCGGCGACACCGTGCTCGTGCACGCCGCCGCCGGGGGAGTGGGCCACCTCGCCGTCCAGATCGCCGTCGCGCGCGGCGCGCGCGTGATCGGCACGGCGAGCGAGCGCAACCACGACTTCCTGCGCTCCCTGGGCGCCGAGCCCGTCGCCTACGGCGAGGGCCTCGTGGACGCCGTCCGCGCGCTCGCGCCGGAGGGCGTGGACGCGGCCGTGGACTACGTCGGCGGCGAGGCGATCGCGCAGTCGGCGCAGCTCGTGCGCGACCCGGCCCGCTCGGCGTCCAACGTGGACCCGACGGCGATCGCCGAGGCCGGCGGCGTCTACTGCTTCGTGCGGCCGGACCCGCTGCAGCTGGCCCAGCTCGTGGCGATGGTCGACGAGGGCGCCCTGCGCGTGCACGTGCAGCAGACCTTCCCGCTGGAGCAGGCCGCCGACGCGCACCGCCTCCTGCAGGAGAACCACGTGCGCGGCAAGCTCGTCCTCACGGTCTGA